A single Chryseobacterium sp. DNA region contains:
- a CDS encoding cold-shock protein — MKKGTVKMFNSAKGFGFITPEDGGKEIFYHFSKILSSEKSLEAGQIVEFEIGEGKKGTEAYNIRVVG; from the coding sequence ATGAAAAAAGGAACAGTGAAAATGTTTAACTCAGCCAAAGGGTTTGGCTTCATCACACCGGAGGATGGCGGAAAAGAAATTTTTTACCACTTTTCCAAAATACTATCTTCAGAAAAATCTCTGGAAGCAGGTCAAATCGTTGAATTTGAAATTGGAGAAGGAAAAAAGGGAACTGAAGCCTATAACATCAGAGTGGTTGGATAA
- a CDS encoding AarF/UbiB family protein, giving the protein MFDKQQRKLKRSARLISVLSKYGFKDMLARMNGGNKQEETSGNSDEIISKGTVYERIRLALEELGPTFVKLGQTFSSREDLLPPELIQELQKLQDKVETVDMDVEEILENEFNISVKDHFLEIQKEPLATASIAQVYKAVLKDGVPVIVKLKKPDVQAVIEDDLLLIKDLERLLSAYSEIGEKLNLKQAISTFERSLLEEVSLINEKNNIQQFRLNFKNNKETYVPKVYEEFSNNNVLCMEFIDGIKVTDKSVLLAHNIDPVKVSEEGLRLFVSQILDYGFFHADPHAGNILVKKDGKIVFIDFGAVGKIQPNDKEILENLIVSFVAKNPHKIVRYLKKMAISYEIPDERRFESDVEDILNFVHSSSLQDIHVQVIINKMKDILKDNRLYMPDYFYLLFKGISLIEGVGRNINPDLDIVKSLHPYTRKIFTKKISPKNLLKTGMDRMMNFTDNVDEIPKELRSVLQKLDENKFTVSGEIKNIEKTNQLIKSSITNLILAVILGANIVATAIVFASESGPRIGELSLVAVLGFIFSVILVFILLLRLTRK; this is encoded by the coding sequence ATGTTTGACAAGCAGCAAAGAAAACTGAAAAGATCTGCCAGATTGATTTCCGTATTAAGTAAGTACGGTTTTAAAGATATGCTGGCCAGAATGAATGGGGGAAATAAACAGGAGGAAACTTCCGGAAATTCTGATGAAATCATTTCAAAAGGGACCGTTTATGAAAGAATCAGACTGGCTTTGGAAGAGCTGGGACCTACTTTTGTAAAGCTTGGACAGACATTCAGCAGCAGGGAAGATCTTCTGCCGCCGGAATTGATTCAGGAATTACAGAAACTGCAGGATAAAGTGGAAACTGTAGATATGGATGTGGAGGAAATTCTCGAGAATGAGTTCAATATCTCTGTGAAAGATCATTTTCTGGAAATTCAAAAAGAACCTTTGGCCACGGCATCTATTGCACAGGTATATAAAGCTGTTCTTAAGGATGGGGTTCCGGTGATTGTAAAGCTTAAAAAACCTGATGTACAGGCGGTTATTGAAGATGACCTGCTTTTGATCAAGGATTTGGAGCGCCTTTTATCGGCCTATTCTGAAATTGGTGAAAAGCTTAACCTAAAACAGGCAATTTCTACTTTTGAAAGATCATTACTGGAAGAGGTCTCTTTGATTAACGAAAAAAACAATATCCAGCAGTTCCGTCTCAATTTTAAAAATAATAAAGAAACCTACGTTCCGAAAGTATACGAAGAATTTTCCAACAACAATGTTCTTTGTATGGAATTTATTGACGGTATAAAGGTGACGGACAAATCTGTTCTTTTAGCCCATAATATTGATCCGGTTAAAGTTTCGGAAGAAGGGCTGAGGCTGTTTGTCTCCCAGATTTTAGATTACGGTTTTTTTCATGCTGATCCGCATGCCGGAAATATTTTAGTGAAAAAAGATGGAAAAATTGTTTTCATCGACTTTGGTGCCGTGGGAAAGATTCAGCCCAATGATAAAGAGATCCTCGAAAACCTGATCGTAAGTTTTGTCGCTAAAAACCCTCATAAAATAGTCCGTTATCTCAAGAAAATGGCCATAAGCTATGAGATTCCGGATGAAAGAAGATTTGAAAGCGATGTGGAGGATATTCTGAATTTTGTGCACAGCTCCTCTTTACAGGATATCCATGTTCAGGTGATCATCAATAAAATGAAAGATATTTTAAAGGACAACAGGTTGTATATGCCGGACTATTTTTATCTTTTGTTTAAAGGCATAAGCCTGATAGAAGGGGTGGGAAGAAACATCAATCCGGATCTGGATATTGTTAAAAGCCTTCATCCTTATACGAGAAAGATATTTACGAAAAAGATCAGTCCTAAAAACCTTTTAAAAACAGGAATGGACAGGATGATGAATTTCACAGATAATGTTGATGAGATTCCTAAAGAACTTCGCTCTGTCCTTCAGAAACTGGATGAAAATAAATTTACGGTCTCCGGTGAGATAAAAAATATAGAAAAGACCAACCAGCTGATAAAGTCCAGTATCACCAATCTGATTCTGGCGGTGATATTAGGGGCCAATATAGTGGCTACCGCTATTGTTTTCGCTTCGGAATCCGGGCCGCGAATAGGAGAGCTGTCTTTGGTGGCTGTTTTAGGATTTATTTTTTCTGTCATTTTGGTTTTCATCCTTTTGCTTAGGCTGACAAGAAAATAG
- a CDS encoding DEAD/DEAH box helicase, which translates to MEKLTFADFELPVKILDVLADMELFEPTPIQEKSLKPILSGRDVMGIAQTGTGKTLAYLLPVLKSWKYNKTGNPTVLVLVPTRELVVQVTEILEKLTENITARVIGVYGGKNINTQKLLFNDGCDILVGTPGRVMDLSIDNAISLREIQRLIIDEFDEMLNLGFRPQLTHIFEMMKEKRQNILFSATMTEAVDEMLDQYFANPIEISLAKSGTPLEKIEQTGYKVENFNTKINLLEYLLKNETDMSKVLIFNNNKKHADLLFTKIDELFPEQFDVIHSNKSQNYRLKAMKRFENEEIRGLITTDVMARGLDISNITHVINFETPDIPEQYIHRIGRTGRADKDGKAITFVTKKEEPLVLDIELLMDKDLKYNDFPEGVKINPNKIASEKDDVVMKNPAQVKLNDGGGAFHEKKAKNTKENWGGPSKRKAPKKFGANRAQQKAKTKSKRKK; encoded by the coding sequence ATGGAAAAACTCACTTTTGCAGATTTTGAGCTGCCGGTTAAGATTCTTGATGTTTTGGCGGATATGGAATTATTTGAGCCTACTCCCATTCAGGAGAAAAGCTTAAAGCCTATTCTTTCCGGAAGAGATGTGATGGGAATTGCACAGACCGGGACCGGAAAAACATTAGCTTATCTTTTGCCAGTTCTGAAATCATGGAAATATAATAAAACGGGGAATCCAACTGTTTTGGTGCTTGTTCCTACAAGGGAATTGGTAGTTCAGGTGACTGAAATTCTTGAAAAACTGACAGAAAATATTACTGCAAGAGTTATTGGAGTATATGGTGGAAAGAATATCAATACTCAAAAGTTATTATTTAATGATGGGTGTGATATTTTGGTGGGCACACCGGGAAGGGTAATGGACCTTTCCATTGATAATGCCATTTCCCTGAGAGAAATTCAACGGCTGATCATTGATGAATTTGATGAGATGCTTAATTTAGGTTTCAGACCACAGTTGACGCATATCTTTGAAATGATGAAAGAGAAGAGACAAAATATTCTTTTCTCTGCAACTATGACAGAGGCGGTAGATGAAATGCTGGATCAATACTTTGCCAATCCGATTGAAATTTCGCTGGCAAAATCCGGGACACCGCTTGAAAAAATAGAACAGACCGGTTATAAGGTTGAAAACTTCAATACCAAAATCAACCTGCTTGAATATTTGCTGAAGAATGAAACGGATATGTCTAAGGTTTTGATATTCAATAATAATAAAAAACATGCAGACCTTCTTTTTACTAAAATTGATGAATTATTCCCTGAGCAGTTTGATGTAATCCATTCAAATAAATCTCAAAACTACAGGCTTAAAGCCATGAAGAGATTTGAAAATGAAGAAATTAGGGGGCTGATCACGACTGATGTAATGGCCAGAGGACTTGATATCTCCAATATTACCCATGTTATCAATTTTGAAACACCGGATATTCCGGAGCAGTATATCCACAGGATTGGTAGAACCGGTAGAGCGGATAAGGACGGTAAAGCAATCACTTTTGTCACCAAGAAAGAGGAACCATTGGTGCTGGACATCGAATTGTTGATGGACAAGGATCTAAAATACAATGATTTCCCTGAAGGCGTGAAGATCAATCCTAATAAAATCGCTTCCGAAAAAGACGATGTAGTGATGAAAAATCCTGCCCAGGTAAAACTGAATGACGGCGGAGGAGCATTTCACGAGAAAAAAGCTAAAAATACAAAAGAAAACTGGGGTGGCCCGTCAAAAAGAAAGGCCCCTAAAAAGTTTGGAGCCAACAGAGCTCAGCAGAAAGCTAAAACTAAATCCAAGAGAAAGAAATAG
- a CDS encoding GDSL-type esterase/lipase family protein, translated as MKKILSAFLLLLFVISFSQEKKPMFWQDIQNFKKEDQQNPPPKNAILFIGSSSFTKWTDVASYFPDKTIINRGFGGSRLTDLNDFADDLLAPYQPKQIIIYCGENDFADNHNLKAKAVVNRYKSFYKKIRERFPNIEVDYISIKYSPSREQLWPQMKEANKKIAAFMKKQPNAAFIDVTKAMEDANGKVRKDIFVEDMLHFKPEGYQIWKKVLDPYMK; from the coding sequence ATGAAGAAGATTCTTTCAGCATTCTTATTGCTGCTTTTTGTCATTTCCTTTTCTCAGGAAAAAAAACCAATGTTCTGGCAAGACATCCAAAATTTCAAAAAAGAAGATCAGCAGAACCCACCGCCTAAAAATGCGATCCTGTTTATAGGAAGCTCCTCTTTTACCAAATGGACGGATGTGGCGAGTTACTTCCCGGACAAAACGATCATTAACAGAGGTTTCGGAGGCTCAAGACTTACCGATCTAAATGATTTTGCAGATGATCTTTTAGCACCTTATCAGCCTAAGCAGATCATTATTTACTGTGGTGAAAATGATTTCGCAGACAACCATAACCTGAAGGCTAAAGCGGTAGTTAACCGATACAAATCCTTTTATAAAAAGATCCGTGAAAGATTCCCGAATATTGAAGTGGATTATATTTCAATCAAGTATTCTCCTAGCAGAGAACAGCTTTGGCCTCAAATGAAAGAAGCAAATAAAAAGATTGCCGCTTTCATGAAAAAACAGCCTAATGCAGCGTTTATTGATGTTACCAAAGCAATGGAAGATGCCAACGGGAAGGTAAGAAAAGATATTTTTGTAGAAGATATGCTTCATTTTAAACCGGAAGGTTATCAGATCTGGAAAAAAGTCCTGGATCCTTATATGAAATAA
- a CDS encoding lipocalin family protein, protein MKKQLLLFAFSSLALTSCKDDDVQAYEMDMMKGDWKEVKREVISGKDNKTVLSSSTPQGCDAKNLLFFRTDFYVSYTAYSGTGGADCQVNGKSEGNFTYDADAKILGIKFDKDDTRNYKVDILSSTELRIAQQFGNYDQNGDKITDVTYVTYKR, encoded by the coding sequence ATGAAAAAACAGCTACTTTTATTTGCCTTTTCTTCTTTGGCGCTTACTTCTTGTAAAGATGATGATGTACAAGCTTATGAAATGGATATGATGAAAGGAGATTGGAAGGAAGTCAAAAGAGAAGTAATTTCCGGAAAAGATAATAAAACGGTGCTTTCTTCCTCCACTCCACAAGGATGTGATGCAAAAAATCTACTTTTCTTCAGAACAGACTTTTATGTCAGTTATACGGCTTACTCAGGAACAGGAGGAGCAGACTGCCAGGTCAATGGAAAAAGTGAAGGAAATTTTACATATGATGCGGATGCTAAAATTTTAGGGATCAAGTTTGACAAAGATGATACGAGAAACTATAAAGTTGATATCTTGTCAAGTACTGAACTCAGAATCGCCCAGCAATTTGGCAATTATGATCAAAATGGAGATAAAATTACTGATGTCACCTATGTTACTTACAAAAGATAA
- a CDS encoding iron-containing alcohol dehydrogenase: MLNFEFKNPTKILFGKGEIAKISNEIPKDARILMIYGGGSIKNNGVYDQVKEALKGHDLYEFGGVPANPEYEVLISALRFIKEKNITYLLAVGGGSVIDGTKFLSAAANYNGEPWEILRKPVRTFEGEGMPFGSILTLPATGSEMNSGYVISRRETNEKLSSGGPGLFPQFSVLDPEVIRSIPKNQIVNGITDAYTHVLEQYMTAPSSADLQERIAESILISLQETAPKVLADDFNYDAAGNFMWCCTMALNGLIQKGVITDWAVHAMGHELTAYYGIDHARTLAIIAPSHYRYNFDDKKGKLAQYAERVWGIKDGTLEEKAELGIKKLEEFFHSLHIKTKLSEYTEDYKGTAEKVEKAFTDRNWSGLGEYKKLTPQDAYKIVEMSY, translated from the coding sequence ATGCTTAATTTCGAGTTTAAAAATCCGACTAAAATACTTTTTGGAAAAGGTGAAATTGCTAAAATTTCCAATGAAATTCCTAAAGACGCTAGAATATTAATGATCTATGGTGGAGGAAGTATCAAAAACAATGGTGTTTATGATCAGGTAAAGGAAGCTTTAAAAGGTCATGATCTCTATGAATTCGGCGGAGTTCCTGCGAATCCGGAATATGAAGTACTGATCAGTGCGCTCCGTTTTATTAAAGAAAAAAACATTACCTATCTTCTGGCTGTCGGAGGAGGTTCCGTGATTGACGGTACAAAATTCCTTTCTGCAGCAGCCAACTACAATGGTGAGCCATGGGAGATCCTGAGAAAACCGGTAAGAACTTTTGAAGGGGAAGGAATGCCTTTCGGAAGTATTTTAACGCTTCCTGCAACTGGTTCGGAAATGAATTCAGGGTATGTGATCTCAAGAAGGGAAACCAACGAGAAGCTGTCTTCAGGAGGTCCGGGACTTTTCCCGCAGTTTTCCGTATTGGATCCTGAAGTCATCAGGTCCATTCCGAAGAATCAGATTGTAAACGGGATCACAGATGCTTATACCCATGTTCTGGAGCAGTATATGACGGCTCCATCTTCTGCTGACCTTCAGGAAAGAATTGCAGAAAGCATCCTGATCAGCCTTCAGGAAACAGCTCCAAAAGTATTGGCAGATGACTTCAACTATGATGCTGCCGGAAATTTTATGTGGTGCTGTACCATGGCTCTGAACGGACTTATTCAGAAAGGAGTGATTACAGACTGGGCCGTACATGCTATGGGCCACGAGCTGACCGCTTATTATGGTATTGACCACGCAAGAACTTTAGCCATTATAGCCCCTTCCCATTACCGTTATAATTTTGATGATAAAAAAGGAAAACTGGCACAATATGCTGAAAGAGTCTGGGGAATCAAAGACGGGACGTTAGAGGAAAAAGCTGAACTGGGCATTAAAAAACTGGAAGAATTTTTCCACAGCCTTCATATCAAAACAAAACTCTCAGAATACACAGAAGATTATAAAGGAACTGCTGAAAAAGTAGAGAAAGCCTTCACAGACAGAAACTGGTCAGGTCTTGGAGAATATAAGAAACTGACCCCTCAGGATGCTTATAAGATTGTAGAGATGAGCTATTAA
- a CDS encoding helix-turn-helix domain-containing protein: MAKKRSDCPISCSLEMWGDKWSLLIIRDLMIRKECTYGDFLKADEKIATNILASRLQHLLENGIIDKKDHPDNKLKIIYYLTEKGIDLVPIIVEINLWGDKHLTIPEDRKKLLEDLKKDKESFIKKAKIYLSGKAGQ, encoded by the coding sequence ATGGCTAAAAAAAGATCAGACTGTCCGATCAGCTGCTCACTGGAGATGTGGGGCGACAAATGGTCATTATTGATTATAAGAGATCTGATGATCAGGAAAGAATGTACTTACGGGGACTTTTTGAAAGCGGATGAAAAAATTGCAACCAATATCCTCGCGTCCAGACTTCAGCATCTACTGGAAAACGGAATCATTGATAAAAAAGACCATCCGGACAACAAACTGAAAATTATATACTATCTCACAGAAAAAGGGATTGACCTTGTCCCTATAATCGTTGAAATTAATCTTTGGGGGGATAAGCATCTAACGATTCCCGAGGACAGAAAAAAACTGCTGGAAGATCTTAAAAAGGACAAGGAAAGTTTTATAAAAAAAGCCAAAATATATCTTTCCGGAAAGGCAGGTCAATAG